Proteins encoded by one window of Balneola sp.:
- a CDS encoding DUF1501 domain-containing protein, translating into MCNHHNHSNKKTISNRHGSSLEHGQAHEQDHQSWTRRSFLSTLGIGALGSGFMLGGLSVNAMARTKFLNRLVAANNDRVLILIQLGGGNDGLNTIIPVENDVYFQKRPTIAITKEQSILLSDDIGMHPAMAALQPVWDNGNMSVIHNVGYQNPNRSHARSTDIWTSASDEDQNLGTGWAGRFLVEDNPSFILSPPEYPLGVRIGGSATLFQSEFGNLGVTFGGASQFAQFLEQGGFYSEENVPENEFGRSLSFARKIANSSFRYLEAIQSAADASTNLVEYPNSGLANSLSVVARLIRGGLQTKVFLVSKGGFDTHNNQGGTEGGHAGLLADIANSVNAFYEDLAADELQDRALTMTFSEFGRTLDENSSQGTDHGSSAPVMLFGPVNGGLYGDHANLTDLDNSGDPVFSIDYRSIYTTILNKWFGLDVDDTETVLQGEFQDLGFVNELPVNTEPGSKARNFTLHQNYPNPFNPTTNISFVLAKSEPVTLKVFDARGSLVQTLVHRTLPAGEHTLSFDASALTSGVYLYRIETPSGSQSKKMTLIK; encoded by the coding sequence ATGTGTAATCATCACAATCATTCTAACAAGAAAACTATCTCTAATCGTCATGGAAGCAGTCTTGAGCATGGGCAGGCCCATGAACAAGACCACCAGTCATGGACCAGAAGAAGTTTCTTAAGCACCCTTGGAATTGGGGCTTTAGGTTCTGGTTTTATGCTTGGTGGATTATCTGTTAATGCCATGGCGAGGACTAAATTCCTAAACCGCCTGGTAGCTGCCAACAACGATCGGGTATTAATACTTATCCAGCTAGGTGGAGGTAATGATGGTTTAAATACCATCATTCCTGTAGAAAATGATGTCTATTTTCAAAAACGCCCAACCATAGCTATTACTAAAGAACAGTCGATTCTTCTAAGTGACGACATTGGGATGCATCCTGCTATGGCAGCGCTACAACCAGTTTGGGATAATGGAAATATGTCTGTAATCCATAATGTAGGCTATCAAAACCCGAATCGTTCTCATGCCCGCTCTACGGATATATGGACCTCAGCCAGTGATGAAGATCAGAATCTTGGTACTGGTTGGGCCGGACGTTTTCTGGTGGAAGATAATCCAAGCTTTATCCTAAGCCCTCCTGAGTATCCTTTAGGAGTACGAATTGGAGGATCCGCTACATTATTCCAGAGCGAATTCGGGAACCTAGGAGTAACTTTTGGAGGCGCAAGTCAATTTGCTCAATTCCTGGAACAAGGAGGGTTTTATAGCGAAGAAAATGTTCCTGAAAACGAATTCGGCCGATCTCTTTCCTTCGCGCGAAAGATTGCAAACTCGTCCTTCCGGTATCTTGAAGCTATCCAATCTGCTGCCGATGCTTCAACTAACCTTGTTGAATATCCTAATTCAGGATTAGCAAATAGTCTCTCGGTTGTTGCCCGTTTGATTCGAGGTGGTCTGCAAACCAAAGTATTCCTTGTCTCTAAAGGAGGTTTCGATACTCATAATAATCAGGGAGGAACCGAAGGTGGGCATGCAGGCTTATTAGCTGATATCGCTAATTCTGTGAATGCCTTTTATGAAGACCTGGCAGCCGACGAACTTCAGGATCGAGCTTTAACTATGACGTTCTCTGAATTCGGAAGAACACTGGATGAAAACTCATCTCAAGGTACCGATCACGGTTCTTCTGCACCTGTAATGCTTTTTGGACCAGTAAACGGTGGTTTGTATGGAGATCATGCTAATCTCACCGATTTGGATAATTCCGGCGATCCGGTATTTAGTATCGACTACCGCTCTATATATACCACTATCCTCAATAAGTGGTTTGGATTGGATGTGGATGATACAGAAACCGTATTACAAGGCGAATTCCAGGATCTTGGATTTGTGAATGAGCTGCCCGTCAATACGGAGCCGGGAAGTAAAGCCAGGAACTTTACCCTCCATCAGAATTATCCTAATCCATTTAACCCAACTACTAACATATCGTTTGTGCTGGCCAAATCGGAGCCGGTCACATTAAAAGTGTTCGATGCCAGGGGGAGCTTGGTCCAAACCCTGGTTCATCGAACACTACCTGCAGGAGAACACACACTCAGTTTTGATGCCAGCGCTCTCACCAGTGGGGTTTATCTGTACCGTATTGAAACTCCATCAGGTAGCCAAAGCAAAAAAATGACCCTCATTAAATAG
- a CDS encoding DUF3857 domain-containing protein — protein MKSKKLLTIIALLLISGEVHSQVREFGDISRENLEMLIFDKDSAADAVVLFALGESNIVFRRGEFTLKVSIHERIKVLTDEGENFGNISILFWNNWSDFPQEIKNLRTASYTLDETGAVITREIPREAYFEERISNHISELSVSISDLKKGDIFEYSYEIYSDTPWDILDWFFQDSIPVKWSEYRIRVPDWLTLSTIKKGFQEYHINTKESYSEYVSFENLEMLQVQGSDYRFVMKDLEAFEEEPFMKIANDYLPQIRYQPVSIEFSERFYQNFTSSWEEFINEMLGDEDFGKRLNGKWVRKEIPGIVDDSDSDLEKMIKVYNHISNMIDWNEEYSLWSDRKPEDVYEEGTGNGTAINLILVDFLRAVGLEAHPVLLSTRFNGEVIHQFPGFDQFNHTIAYAEVDGESYLLDARDQNLPYNLLPLDVIGGKALLLHPLEERWITLDNRIVSSEDVKIDVQVSESSVRGNLRLSNKGYFAYIRRNQLDYRDLTKSVEDEIFKTPGNYLIDSVRITKDKLDGAFDLDIDFRLDKNVDADVLYINPMIIGGWDNPFKKNDRSFPVDYNFPFSKNLIYTFTIPDGWGIDTLPQSVAHTLPDNAGEYRRLIQVNGNTIIVNNTFYIKKYRFVPEEYDELKEMYDYMTAALDEGIVLKKQERELRE, from the coding sequence ATGAAATCAAAAAAGCTACTAACTATAATAGCCTTGTTACTGATATCTGGAGAGGTACATTCACAGGTTCGCGAATTCGGTGATATTTCCCGTGAAAATCTGGAGATGCTAATTTTTGATAAGGATTCAGCTGCAGATGCGGTGGTACTTTTTGCGTTAGGAGAATCTAATATTGTGTTTAGGAGGGGCGAGTTTACTCTCAAGGTTAGCATACATGAGCGGATTAAAGTGCTTACCGATGAAGGAGAGAACTTTGGAAATATCTCAATCCTGTTTTGGAATAATTGGTCAGATTTTCCTCAAGAGATAAAAAATTTGAGAACAGCGAGTTATACACTAGATGAGACCGGGGCAGTTATTACGAGAGAGATTCCAAGAGAGGCTTACTTTGAGGAAAGAATATCAAATCATATTTCAGAGCTATCGGTCTCAATTTCAGATCTAAAAAAGGGAGACATATTTGAATATTCCTATGAAATTTATTCTGATACCCCCTGGGATATTTTGGATTGGTTCTTTCAGGATTCTATTCCGGTGAAGTGGAGTGAATATCGAATTCGAGTTCCGGATTGGCTTACACTATCTACGATTAAAAAAGGATTTCAGGAATATCATATTAATACAAAAGAATCTTATTCAGAATATGTGTCATTTGAAAACCTGGAAATGCTTCAAGTGCAGGGTAGCGATTACAGATTTGTAATGAAAGATCTCGAAGCTTTTGAAGAGGAACCTTTTATGAAGATAGCAAATGACTATTTACCTCAAATAAGGTATCAACCTGTTTCAATAGAGTTTTCGGAGAGATTCTATCAGAATTTCACAAGTTCATGGGAAGAATTTATAAACGAAATGTTAGGTGATGAGGATTTTGGTAAAAGATTGAATGGCAAATGGGTTAGAAAAGAAATACCGGGTATTGTTGATGACTCAGATTCTGATCTCGAAAAGATGATTAAAGTCTATAACCATATTTCAAATATGATAGATTGGAATGAAGAGTATAGCCTTTGGTCAGATAGGAAACCAGAAGATGTGTACGAAGAGGGGACCGGGAATGGGACAGCGATAAATCTAATATTGGTTGATTTTCTAAGGGCTGTCGGATTAGAAGCCCATCCTGTTTTATTAAGTACACGTTTTAACGGAGAGGTAATCCACCAATTTCCGGGCTTTGATCAATTTAACCACACTATAGCTTATGCAGAAGTTGATGGAGAATCCTATCTACTGGATGCAAGAGATCAAAATTTGCCCTATAACTTACTGCCTCTGGATGTGATTGGTGGAAAGGCATTGCTACTTCATCCATTAGAAGAACGTTGGATTACACTAGACAATAGAATCGTTTCGAGTGAGGATGTTAAAATTGATGTACAAGTCTCAGAAAGTAGCGTACGGGGTAATCTTAGGCTATCAAATAAAGGGTATTTCGCTTATATCCGGAGAAACCAGCTTGACTATAGAGATCTTACAAAAAGTGTAGAGGATGAAATATTCAAGACACCGGGCAACTACCTGATTGATTCGGTAAGGATAACGAAAGATAAACTGGATGGGGCGTTTGACCTTGATATTGATTTTCGCCTTGATAAGAATGTGGATGCTGATGTGCTTTATATCAATCCAATGATTATTGGTGGGTGGGATAATCCATTTAAGAAAAATGACAGATCTTTTCCTGTGGATTACAACTTTCCATTTTCGAAAAACCTTATCTATACATTTACAATCCCGGATGGATGGGGTATTGATACACTACCTCAATCGGTTGCGCACACATTACCAGATAACGCAGGAGAATACCGTAGATTAATACAAGTGAATGGAAATACTATAATAGTGAACAATACCTTTTACATTAAAAAGTATCGCTTTGTGCCAGAAGAATATGACGAACTAAAAGAAATGTACGATTACATGACTGCAGCACTTGATGAAGGTATTGTTCTGAAGAAACAAGAAAGGGAGTTACGAGAATAA
- a CDS encoding WG repeat-containing protein has translation MSLFMRQKASLMESRECDLVKITHAMDTWINQENMFGTQLDKYRIMKRSLIYLSALFLVFASSCDIVDNITGGGDNNDDVVVKLYPVLVDGEWGYINNQGAMVIEPTLQNAYPFSDGLAVVRESWGWKYMDKNGDFIIEGDFQDIQPFYDGKAAVRVNGRWGYINKKGNFIINPRFRESNPFSDGRAFVRSLDYSEYLYINEDGDKIESVNMPEDLDNIDENEFSNGRALVRDDELFGYIDRSGSTVVDLKYSEALPFSDNLAAVRVSDRWGFIDAGGSVVISPQYISAGRFGNGLAPARRNSNQFGFIDRSGNFAITEQFEEVRPFTEERAPILENGKWTFIDLSGNKITEAKFDEVDAFYNGLARVVIYVTVDEEVTEQYGYINKSGDYVWFPTN, from the coding sequence ATGAGCCTTTTTATGAGGCAGAAAGCTTCACTAATGGAATCGCGAGAGTGCGATTTGGTGAAGATAACCCACGCTATGGATACGTGGATAAATCAGGAGAATATGTTTGGTACCCAACTCGATAAATACAGAATTATGAAACGTTCACTTATATACTTAAGCGCCCTATTTCTTGTTTTTGCCTCTTCATGTGATATAGTAGATAATATTACCGGTGGCGGCGATAACAATGATGATGTTGTAGTAAAACTTTATCCGGTTCTTGTGGATGGGGAATGGGGATATATCAATAATCAGGGAGCAATGGTTATTGAGCCTACCTTACAAAATGCATACCCCTTTTCCGATGGTCTTGCTGTTGTGAGGGAAAGCTGGGGTTGGAAATACATGGACAAAAATGGAGATTTCATTATTGAAGGAGATTTCCAGGATATCCAGCCTTTTTACGACGGTAAAGCTGCTGTTCGAGTTAATGGCAGATGGGGGTATATCAACAAAAAAGGAAACTTCATTATTAATCCTCGTTTCAGGGAATCCAATCCTTTCTCTGATGGACGCGCCTTTGTGAGAAGTCTCGATTACTCCGAATATTTATATATCAATGAAGATGGTGATAAAATTGAATCAGTAAATATGCCTGAAGATTTAGATAATATTGATGAGAATGAATTTTCTAATGGAAGAGCTTTGGTTCGAGATGATGAACTATTTGGCTATATAGACCGAAGCGGTAGTACCGTAGTTGATCTCAAGTATTCAGAAGCCCTCCCATTTTCGGATAACTTGGCAGCTGTAAGGGTCAGCGATCGTTGGGGCTTTATTGATGCTGGTGGTAGTGTGGTCATTTCACCTCAATACATTAGTGCAGGCAGGTTTGGGAATGGGTTAGCTCCGGCCAGAAGAAATAGCAATCAATTTGGGTTTATTGATAGATCCGGGAATTTTGCCATTACTGAACAATTCGAAGAAGTTCGCCCTTTTACTGAGGAAAGAGCTCCTATTCTTGAAAACGGAAAATGGACTTTTATAGATCTTTCAGGAAATAAAATCACTGAAGCCAAATTCGATGAGGTTGATGCTTTTTATAATGGCCTGGCCAGGGTAGTAATTTATGTTACGGTAGATGAAGAAGTAACCGAACAGTATGGCTACATCAACAAATCTGGAGATTATGTGTGGTTTCCCACTAATTAA
- a CDS encoding WG repeat-containing protein has protein sequence MSKKLQTLALIFSLISLFVLSNCTVVDSIGGGDDNETVETLHPILLNGQWGYINNSGNIVIEPNYDEAREFSDGFAAVRQGTQWGYVSEETKKLAIPVSFSVAGNFSGELAPAQLPGQAYGFINSSGDFAISPSFDFAGPFSEGLAAVRADGLWGYVSSDGSTAIELRFSDAQVFSEDVAAVETFEGWVYIDKSGNEIINPDFQIASAGEFSDGLAPVQTTEGWGYIDKSGNPVITPTYTQAGIFSQGLAWVMEEDYIGFIDNEGELVIPFQFAEVKSFSENMSAVRLSGDWFYINRSSGLITINEPFYEAESFTNGIARVRFGEDNPRYGYVDKSGEYVWYPTR, from the coding sequence ATGTCAAAAAAGCTACAAACACTCGCCCTTATTTTTTCTCTAATAAGTTTATTTGTTCTCTCAAATTGTACTGTGGTAGACAGCATAGGGGGAGGAGACGATAATGAAACAGTAGAAACCCTCCACCCTATTCTTTTAAACGGACAATGGGGATACATCAATAACTCTGGCAATATTGTTATTGAACCCAATTATGATGAAGCCCGAGAGTTCTCGGATGGTTTTGCGGCTGTTCGTCAAGGAACCCAATGGGGATATGTATCCGAAGAGACAAAAAAACTTGCAATCCCGGTATCATTTAGTGTCGCCGGTAATTTTTCAGGAGAACTAGCTCCTGCACAACTTCCCGGACAAGCTTATGGGTTTATCAATTCCAGCGGAGATTTCGCCATCTCTCCTTCCTTTGATTTTGCCGGGCCTTTTTCTGAGGGCTTAGCTGCTGTTCGTGCCGATGGTTTATGGGGATATGTTTCTAGCGATGGCTCAACGGCCATTGAGCTTAGATTTAGCGATGCCCAGGTTTTTTCAGAAGACGTTGCTGCGGTAGAAACTTTTGAAGGATGGGTATATATCGATAAATCCGGAAATGAAATTATAAACCCAGATTTCCAGATAGCTTCGGCTGGGGAATTTTCTGACGGACTTGCCCCTGTTCAAACCACCGAGGGATGGGGATATATTGATAAATCAGGTAATCCGGTAATTACTCCAACTTATACCCAGGCAGGAATATTCTCGCAAGGCCTGGCCTGGGTTATGGAAGAAGACTATATAGGTTTTATTGATAATGAGGGAGAGCTTGTAATTCCTTTCCAATTTGCTGAGGTAAAATCATTCTCCGAAAACATGAGTGCCGTACGTCTTAGTGGCGATTGGTTCTACATCAACCGGAGTTCCGGTTTAATAACAATAAATGAGCCTTTTTATGAGGCAGAAAGCTTCACTAATGGAATCGCGAGAGTGCGATTTGGTGAAGATAACCCACGCTATGGATACGTGGATAAATCAGGAGAATATGTTTGGTACCCAACTCGATAA
- a CDS encoding DUF3857 domain-containing protein: protein MYRLLLTSLFLLYVTNLYSQTFKFGDIPQEHLEMEVYDKDSTASAVILFSNGETDLTYRNEEFMLTIKRHVRIKILTDEGLDEGDISIRFRNKNSSSPEEINNIKATSYFLDENGKLNKENIGRRDRFTEELSEYASAVKFTMPNLRKGSVFEYSYELVSNNPLNFPDWVFQGDIPVMWSEYTAKIPEWFSFLTVSRGFHRYAVNEQKTYNDYFSLRSIYMGDTSERIEFKGTEYRYAMKDLPAIKSEPYMKTSLDYLSHIRYKLASIQMPNSMVDNYMTSWRGLVNGMLENGDYGRRLNGRWVGREVAGLVDDADSDLHKMVKVYNHVSSVMDWNENYGLWPNKKLEDVYEEGTGNGAAINLVLVDFLRAVGLEAHPVMISTRSHGEVIRTFPGSIQFNHTIVYAEVDGIYHLLDAKDDYLPYNLLHPEDLNGEGLLVYPNEELWVPIDNKSTSSEVCRVNVQITDSGIKGSLKLTNKGYFAYNRRQQIDYEELEKSVKQEILGAPDSYMIDSVSISKDVLDESFDLEVDFRIDKNMHVDVLYINPMVIGGRENPFKKEDRSFPVDYNYPFSENLVYSMTLPEGWVVDELPQSVVHRLPDNTAEFRRLIQANGNTIMMNYIFRIKKYRFMPGEYDELKKMYDQMTAMLDANIVLKKQTNE, encoded by the coding sequence ATGTATCGACTACTACTAACTTCTCTATTTCTACTCTATGTAACTAACCTGTATTCTCAAACATTTAAGTTTGGTGATATTCCTCAAGAACATCTTGAGATGGAGGTTTACGATAAGGACTCAACCGCAAGTGCAGTTATCCTCTTTTCAAACGGGGAAACGGATTTAACATACCGGAATGAGGAATTCATGCTCACTATTAAAAGGCATGTACGAATAAAAATTTTAACGGATGAAGGGCTTGATGAGGGAGATATTTCCATTCGATTCAGGAACAAAAATTCAAGCAGTCCCGAAGAGATAAACAATATAAAAGCGACGAGCTACTTTTTAGATGAAAATGGAAAGTTGAATAAAGAAAATATAGGTCGAAGAGACCGCTTCACAGAAGAACTTTCAGAATATGCTTCCGCCGTAAAGTTTACCATGCCGAATTTGAGAAAGGGAAGTGTTTTTGAGTACTCCTATGAATTGGTATCTAATAATCCGTTGAATTTTCCGGATTGGGTATTTCAGGGTGATATTCCGGTGATGTGGAGTGAGTACACAGCCAAAATACCCGAATGGTTCAGTTTTTTAACGGTGAGCCGTGGTTTTCATAGGTATGCTGTGAATGAGCAAAAAACATACAATGATTACTTTTCTCTGCGCAGTATTTATATGGGTGATACTTCAGAGCGAATCGAATTTAAAGGGACAGAATACAGATATGCAATGAAGGATCTTCCGGCCATTAAGAGTGAACCATATATGAAGACTTCGTTGGATTATTTGTCTCACATCAGGTATAAGCTTGCTTCCATTCAAATGCCAAATTCCATGGTCGACAATTACATGACTTCATGGAGAGGGTTAGTAAATGGTATGTTAGAAAACGGTGATTATGGGAGAAGATTAAACGGTAGATGGGTTGGAAGAGAAGTTGCCGGACTTGTTGACGACGCAGATTCTGATCTCCATAAGATGGTTAAAGTATATAATCATGTTTCTAGCGTGATGGATTGGAACGAAAATTATGGACTTTGGCCGAATAAGAAACTAGAAGATGTATATGAAGAGGGTACTGGGAATGGGGCAGCGATAAATCTAGTACTTGTAGATTTTTTAAGAGCTGTTGGATTAGAAGCGCACCCTGTTATGATTAGTACACGTTCTCATGGAGAGGTTATTAGGACATTTCCAGGTTCTATTCAATTCAATCATACCATTGTATATGCTGAGGTAGATGGAATCTATCATTTACTGGACGCTAAGGATGATTACCTGCCCTATAATTTATTACACCCGGAAGATCTCAACGGAGAGGGGTTGCTTGTTTATCCTAATGAAGAGCTATGGGTTCCGATAGATAATAAATCTACTTCCAGTGAAGTGTGCAGAGTTAACGTTCAAATCACAGATAGCGGGATTAAAGGATCTCTCAAGCTTACCAACAAAGGGTATTTCGCATATAATCGCAGGCAACAGATCGACTATGAAGAGTTAGAGAAAAGTGTGAAGCAGGAAATACTCGGAGCCCCCGATAGTTACATGATTGATTCGGTAAGTATATCAAAAGATGTTCTGGATGAGTCTTTTGACCTGGAAGTTGATTTTCGCATTGATAAGAATATGCACGTTGATGTACTCTATATCAATCCAATGGTTATTGGTGGGCGTGAAAATCCATTTAAGAAAGAAGACAGATCATTTCCTGTAGATTATAATTATCCCTTTTCTGAAAATTTAGTGTACTCAATGACTCTTCCTGAAGGATGGGTCGTGGATGAGTTACCACAATCAGTAGTGCACCGACTTCCGGATAACACCGCTGAGTTCAGACGACTTATCCAAGCCAATGGAAATACTATCATGATGAATTACATTTTCAGGATTAAGAAATATCGCTTCATGCCCGGTGAGTACGACGAATTGAAAAAAATGTACGATCAGATGACTGCGATGCTGGATGCAAACATTGTGTTAAAAAAGCAGACCAATGAATAA
- a CDS encoding DUF1800 domain-containing protein yields the protein MNSPSLSIRANSSSLETYNGTWGKAQAAHLTRRTHFGNKISDLNRLRALGSASAAVDTIVDEAASAILPDDPSWYNSGNSGDILDIYDIQFRWMDRMYNGGLMERMMLFWSNHFAVSYQNMNDLPGKAPNSYSSHMYKYMKLLQTHGFGDYKELVRLVSKNSAMVYYLNNYNNSAGQPNEDFARELLELFTLGPKDKDENDNYSENDVAEVARAVTGWRVNDATLSGYFDDSRYDTGSKSILEQTDSFDLDGVIDLIFDQKPAEVAWFISRKLYVFFVSAEPDNDAIQELADYCLSVDFNIADVLKNLLSSTHFYDERFMGSRIKSPIEIFISFLRQLEIAPTSEIKEYIRVRMQELNEELLRPETVFGWSGYNPPDSDGTPGHYTWLNTNLMPSRWDNLTDLVYGYDGGGDLYDPIRIAEKVSDPSNPFSVAEDIAEHLLSLPLDQVGIREVEEDFAGNPDLAPDVSGFPDYKINLSKILLGDIPWYEWTANSDADDNLFYEDTFAENLRLYISYLIQLPAYQLI from the coding sequence ATGAATTCTCCTTCTCTCTCAATCAGAGCTAATTCATCAAGTCTGGAGACTTATAATGGAACCTGGGGAAAAGCACAGGCCGCCCATCTAACAAGACGAACTCATTTTGGTAACAAAATAAGTGATTTAAACCGGCTTCGAGCGCTTGGCTCGGCATCAGCTGCGGTTGATACTATTGTTGATGAAGCCGCTTCCGCTATCCTTCCGGATGATCCTTCCTGGTATAACTCAGGAAACTCAGGGGATATTTTGGATATATATGATATTCAGTTTCGCTGGATGGATCGCATGTATAATGGTGGGCTCATGGAGCGAATGATGCTTTTTTGGAGTAATCATTTTGCTGTGTCTTACCAAAATATGAACGACCTGCCTGGTAAAGCTCCCAACAGCTACAGTAGCCATATGTACAAATACATGAAGTTGCTACAAACACACGGCTTTGGCGATTACAAGGAACTTGTTCGTCTTGTGAGTAAAAACTCTGCAATGGTCTATTACCTGAATAACTACAACAATAGTGCAGGTCAACCTAATGAGGATTTTGCGCGAGAATTACTGGAGCTATTTACTCTTGGGCCAAAAGACAAAGACGAGAATGATAATTATTCTGAAAACGATGTAGCCGAAGTAGCCAGAGCTGTTACCGGCTGGAGAGTGAACGATGCCACCCTATCAGGATATTTTGATGATAGCCGTTATGATACCGGGTCGAAGAGCATACTTGAACAGACCGACTCTTTCGATTTAGATGGAGTTATTGATCTGATTTTTGATCAAAAGCCAGCAGAAGTGGCCTGGTTCATAAGCAGAAAACTATACGTCTTTTTTGTTAGTGCTGAACCTGATAATGATGCTATTCAGGAACTTGCTGATTATTGTTTAAGTGTAGACTTCAACATTGCAGATGTTCTCAAAAACCTTCTTAGCAGCACTCATTTTTACGATGAAAGGTTTATGGGTTCAAGGATTAAGAGCCCTATTGAAATATTCATCAGCTTTCTTCGGCAACTCGAAATAGCTCCTACTTCTGAAATTAAAGAGTATATAAGAGTCAGGATGCAGGAGCTTAATGAAGAGCTGCTCCGCCCCGAAACTGTTTTTGGTTGGTCCGGATATAATCCGCCTGATTCAGATGGTACCCCTGGGCATTACACCTGGCTTAATACTAATCTGATGCCCTCAAGATGGGATAATCTTACTGACCTGGTTTATGGATATGATGGTGGTGGAGACCTTTACGATCCCATTCGAATCGCTGAAAAAGTCTCGGACCCATCCAACCCTTTTAGTGTTGCGGAAGATATTGCAGAACACCTGCTTTCGCTCCCACTAGATCAGGTTGGAATACGGGAAGTGGAAGAAGATTTTGCAGGGAACCCTGATTTGGCACCTGATGTATCCGGGTTTCCTGATTACAAAATAAACCTCTCTAAAATTCTGCTGGGAGATATTCCCTGGTATGAATGGACGGCTAATTCTGATGCCGATGATAATCTCTTCTATGAAGATACATTTGCCGAAAATCTACGGCTGTACATCTCATATCTCATTCAATTACCAGCATACCAGCTTATTTAA